A genomic stretch from Antarcticibacterium flavum includes:
- a CDS encoding DUF58 domain-containing protein codes for MDLQEEIHRAGGFANLELLAKQVVEGFISGMHKSPFHGFSAEFAEHKIYNNGESTRHIDWKLFARTDRLYTRRYEEETNLRCHMVIDNSSSMHYPPVKHLEHHNLNKIGFSVLAAASIMEILKKQRDAVGLSVYSDTYEFYAPEKGSERHHQMLLGQLNQIVAGEPGTKATDSFTYLHQIAEKLKRRSLVFLFTDMFQADKEEKELFEALKHLKYNKHEVVLFHVLDKQKELNFDFDNAPRRFTDVETGEHIDLYAENFRENYTTAVAGYFNALKLQCARYRIKYVQADVRGDFKKILTTYLVERQKFG; via the coding sequence ATGGACTTACAAGAGGAAATACACCGGGCAGGAGGATTTGCCAATCTGGAATTACTGGCCAAACAGGTAGTGGAAGGTTTTATTTCCGGGATGCATAAGAGTCCGTTCCACGGTTTTTCTGCAGAGTTTGCAGAACATAAGATCTATAATAACGGGGAAAGTACCCGTCATATTGACTGGAAACTATTTGCCAGGACAGATAGGTTGTATACCAGGCGATATGAAGAGGAGACGAATTTGAGATGTCATATGGTGATAGATAATTCTTCTTCGATGCATTATCCACCCGTAAAACATCTGGAGCATCATAATCTCAATAAAATAGGATTTTCAGTATTGGCAGCAGCTTCAATAATGGAAATACTTAAAAAACAGCGGGATGCTGTAGGTTTAAGTGTATACAGTGATACATATGAATTCTATGCACCCGAAAAGGGAAGCGAACGGCATCATCAAATGTTGCTTGGCCAACTAAACCAAATTGTGGCAGGGGAGCCTGGGACAAAAGCCACCGATAGTTTTACATATCTGCATCAAATTGCTGAAAAACTTAAGCGAAGGTCCCTGGTGTTTTTATTTACTGATATGTTCCAGGCAGATAAGGAAGAGAAGGAGTTGTTTGAGGCGCTGAAGCATTTGAAGTACAATAAGCACGAGGTTGTTTTATTTCATGTACTGGATAAGCAAAAGGAATTGAACTTTGATTTTGATAATGCTCCCAGGCGCTTTACCGATGTAGAGACAGGTGAGCATATTGATCTATATGCCGAAAACTTCAGGGAAAATTATACGACCGCTGTTGCCGGGTATTTTAATGCACTCAAGTTACAATGTGCCAGGTACCGCATTAAGTATGTGCAGGCCGATGTTAGGGGGGATTTCAAGAAGATCCTTACAACTTACCTGGTGGAGCGGCAGAAATTTGGCTAA
- a CDS encoding site-specific integrase: MATLLSILFFPKKGRSTSSGSAVLYTRITYKGKRAEFSTSRKIDLQVWNSKSGKARGTSEEARSVNRFLETIRASLYEVHDRLLREDRPISATAIKDIYLGKEEKQYMLLEIFQDHNDQMKSLIGKGFTKGTLQRYNACKQHIEDYLAFRGKGKDIPVVDVDHKFITGFDHYLRSEKDCAHNTAQKYIVNFKKIIRIAHANQWIQKDPFFHWKGSWKSSEREFLTDLELQEMAEKDFDIPRLELVRDIFLFCCYTGLAFADVKKLSSEDIVINISGKKWIKTKRQKTKSLSSIPLLELPEAILQKYADHPHVTSGKGVLPVLTNQKSNSYLKEIADVCGIKKNLTTHLARHTFATTVTLSKGVPIESVGKMLGHRSLKTTQIYAKVLDEKVGRDMEILQQQNKVVEGMK; this comes from the coding sequence ATGGCAACTTTATTAAGCATTTTATTTTTTCCTAAAAAAGGAAGGTCCACTTCCTCAGGATCCGCTGTATTATATACCAGAATTACTTATAAAGGTAAACGGGCGGAGTTCAGTACGAGCCGCAAAATTGATCTTCAAGTGTGGAATAGCAAAAGCGGAAAGGCCCGAGGGACATCAGAAGAAGCCCGGTCTGTTAATAGATTTCTTGAAACTATTCGCGCTTCTTTATATGAGGTGCATGATAGACTTCTCCGGGAGGATCGACCTATTTCGGCAACTGCTATTAAAGATATCTATTTAGGCAAAGAGGAGAAGCAGTATATGTTGCTGGAGATCTTTCAGGATCACAATGATCAAATGAAAAGTTTGATAGGAAAAGGATTTACGAAAGGAACCTTACAGAGGTATAATGCATGTAAGCAGCATATTGAAGATTATCTCGCGTTCCGGGGCAAGGGAAAAGATATTCCTGTAGTGGATGTGGATCACAAATTTATTACGGGCTTTGATCATTATTTAAGGTCAGAGAAAGATTGTGCGCATAATACTGCTCAAAAGTATATCGTTAATTTCAAAAAGATCATTCGTATAGCTCATGCCAATCAGTGGATCCAAAAAGATCCTTTTTTTCACTGGAAGGGTAGCTGGAAATCTTCAGAACGTGAATTTCTTACTGATCTTGAGCTGCAGGAAATGGCTGAGAAGGATTTTGATATTCCCCGCCTGGAATTAGTGAGGGATATTTTCTTATTCTGTTGTTATACCGGATTGGCATTTGCTGATGTAAAGAAACTTTCTTCAGAGGATATTGTCATTAATATAAGCGGTAAGAAATGGATCAAAACCAAAAGACAGAAAACTAAAAGCTTAAGCAGTATTCCTTTGCTGGAGCTTCCGGAGGCAATACTCCAAAAATATGCCGATCATCCCCATGTTACATCCGGTAAAGGAGTGCTGCCGGTGTTGACAAACCAAAAGTCCAATTCATATTTAAAGGAAATAGCAGATGTTTGCGGCATCAAAAAGAACCTCACCACTCATTTAGCCCGGCACACTTTTGCCACTACTGTAACGCTTTCTAAAGGTGTACCTATAGAAAGCGTGGGGAAGATGCTTGGGCATAGGTCTCTTAAAACCACCCAAATTTACGCCAAGGTGCTGGATGAGAAGGTGGGGAGGGATATGGAAATTTTGCAACAGCAAAATAAGGTTGTGGAGGGCATGAAATAA
- a CDS encoding Fic family protein, giving the protein MSWNWQLKNWPDFVFTSEVLLPYEKAFLQKAGMLYGSIKHINNEDHDELKVMLLSDEAFQTSKIEGEFLDRDSLQSSIRKHFGLQGDKSKVSPAEHGVSEMMVDLYKNFSTPLTHEQLFLWHEMLMSGRRDLQNIGGYRTHSDPMQIVSGSMGRPIVHFEAPPSSRVKKEMDKYILWFNEKGSKNPGPLVKSGIAHLYFESIHPFEDGNGRIGRALSEKVLSQYLEQPTLIALSHIIENNKKLYYKSLQLNSKEIDITGWLEYFSESILLAQDYTQRMIDFLIDKTKYFQEFDGKFNERQKKVVHRIFREGIEGFKGGLSADNYIKITGTTASTATRDLKKMVDLGALRKTGERKSTRYHLNL; this is encoded by the coding sequence ATGTCGTGGAACTGGCAACTTAAAAACTGGCCTGATTTTGTATTCACCTCCGAAGTTTTGCTTCCCTATGAAAAAGCATTTTTGCAAAAAGCGGGTATGTTGTATGGTAGTATAAAGCATATTAATAATGAGGATCATGATGAGTTAAAAGTAATGCTGCTTAGTGATGAAGCGTTTCAAACATCTAAAATTGAAGGTGAGTTCCTGGATAGGGATTCATTGCAATCCTCAATTCGTAAACATTTTGGCCTTCAGGGCGATAAAAGTAAAGTGTCACCTGCTGAACACGGAGTTTCAGAAATGATGGTTGATCTTTATAAGAATTTTTCAACACCTTTAACTCATGAGCAATTATTTTTATGGCACGAAATGTTGATGAGCGGTCGTCGGGATCTTCAGAATATAGGTGGTTATAGAACCCATTCAGATCCCATGCAAATAGTCTCAGGGTCTATGGGGCGGCCTATAGTTCATTTTGAAGCTCCACCATCTAGTCGAGTTAAAAAAGAAATGGATAAGTATATTTTATGGTTTAATGAAAAAGGCAGTAAAAATCCCGGCCCTTTGGTTAAATCTGGTATTGCACATTTGTATTTTGAAAGTATTCATCCTTTTGAAGATGGAAATGGAAGAATTGGTCGTGCGCTATCGGAGAAAGTATTATCGCAATATTTGGAGCAGCCTACTTTGATTGCTCTTTCACATATCATAGAAAACAATAAGAAGCTTTATTACAAATCTTTGCAACTCAATAGTAAGGAAATTGATATCACTGGGTGGTTAGAATATTTTTCTGAATCGATACTTCTTGCTCAGGATTATACGCAAAGAATGATTGATTTTCTAATAGATAAAACGAAGTATTTTCAGGAATTTGATGGAAAATTCAATGAGCGCCAAAAGAAAGTGGTGCATCGAATTTTTCGGGAAGGAATAGAAGGATTCAAAGGAGGTTTAAGTGCAGATAATTATATTAAGATAACCGGGACTACAGCTTCAACTGCCACCAGAGATTTGAAAAAAATGGTTGATTTAGGAGCTTTGAGAAAAACTGGCGAAAGAAAAAGTACTCGTTATCATTTAAATCTGTGA